Sequence from the Eleutherodactylus coqui strain aEleCoq1 chromosome 13, aEleCoq1.hap1, whole genome shotgun sequence genome:
atatcctatcgtagatggctatcgtgataggtttacggctttttgttagggtagtaattacattatgggagagtcccttcccacgcagtatcatgctttcagcatccatgctgctagcttcaatttctcgacccctgggtatgttagtgggccctggaggagaagatcttctacggctggtagtaggaatggaccctggatcgccaaggcttttagcaggggataccagggccttttgtcccacataggggcaactagtatgactgacgcccggctggtttggattttcctgagggtgcgggggatcagtgggaagggaggaaaggcgtaggctaggtccatgtcccagctttgggacagggcgtctaccccgcgtggattgtctctggggttcagcgagtaaaagtcctggcactttgaatttctcttcgtggcgaacaggtctatctgcggttctccccactggcagattagttggtcgaagactcgctgattcagtccccattctcctggatggatgctctgtctgctcaggaagtcggcagcgacgtttgtggacccttttaagtggatcgctgagagggacagcacgttggattccgcccagcggagtatctctgttgccagtcgttgcaggtgcgggtgtcgcgttcccccctggtgacgaacaaatgacagagctgtcatattatcggttaggattttgacatgccttccttttataaggggttctgccgcctgaagggcttcccagattgcccttagttctctgaaattggatgagcgtttagctacttgggggtcccaaatcccctgtagattttggtcggctacttgggctccccatcccgttttgctggcatctgttgtgatgggtacggtagattcttgtgaccaagaggtacctttgcttaggttcctctgtgaggtccaccagcgtagggactctttgactcggacggacaggctcaccttcttatccagggatgtctgccgtttgtcccagttggcaaggataaatccttgtaattgccgggtatgggcctgtgcccatgggactatctgaatgcaagccgtcaggatgcccagcaccttcattgtttctctaatggaaaccgccgtagcctgacagaaggattttactctttgggtgaggtcttccttcctagatgatggaagccgggattcctggatgtgggagtctagtaatactcccaggtacaccttttgtgtaccagggttcaagtcggacttctgcttgttaactatccaccctaaactgtttagggtggataagaccatggataggtctatacgcatggtcttctccgtccttgacaccaacaaaaagtcatccagatacggaaatatgcggatctgattccgcctgaagtaggctaccatctctataacgattttcgtgaatacccgaggggcggtggagattccgaatggaagggccgtgaattggtaatgttggatcttgtctccctcccgcagagcaaacctcaggtacttgtgatgggctgccgttattgggacatggtaatatgcatctttaagatctatggtgcacattacactatctcgatctattagtgggacgatggatcttactgtttccatcttgaattttttgtacgagataaattgatttagggctttaagattaaatatagtcctaatggaaccattcggtttttttattagaaataggggggaatagaatccctcacccctttcataatcggggacttgtgtaatgacccctaggtccttaagttcctgaacgccttttatgaggttcccttgttcctgtagggaccccggggaggttataaggaatctcctagggggtagcgagtggaattcaatttggtaccctgcttcgattattcggagtacccaggggttagacgttaccccttgccactggcttagatagcccgctaatctaccccctgtttgttcaggggagggttggacttccttaccccgacctcccttggggtacgaccatcttccagtcttccctttccctttaacttcgggaggaggctggcgcatcctcttcgggaaggatggtttcctgaaaggttgtctgtcaggcagggttttactcttgtcgccgactttttccaggattttgtccaggacgggcccaaacatatattccccttggaaggggatggcgcagagcttatttttggatgtaatgtctgcggcccaagtcttcagccatagtgcccttctcgctgagttgctgaggactccggtttttgccccgtatcttaccgtctccgctgatgcgtcagccaggaaggcggtagccatttttaagagggggagacagctggccaactcctctctgggggcccgatcctttatggaggcttctagcctgtttagccagagcgccatggatctagccactgaggttgaggctatgttagcctcgatggtgagggatgttgcctcccaggctttcttcattaatccgtcgatttttttatccatcggatcggatagctgggaggtgtcctcgaagggcaagagggtcttcttggccacttttgcgatctggatgtccaccttgggggtttccctgtacaggcggacgtcctcggtagcgaatgcgagccggtttcggatctcttttggaacagtgatccttttttccggttcctgccattcatctatgatcacttgctgcagcgtctggttgactgggaacatgatctttcttctagatcggaggccgccaaacatctcatcctggattgttctcggcgggttatcttcctcaatttgcattgtttccctcaccgccttgatgaggtgcgcaatgtcgtttgatgagaagtaatatttcttctcgtcttctatgggaaccggtgggtcctctaattccccttcggataggagctccagcgattcaccggagatcgaactcgccgactcggtctgtctaggtcttttagggacccgtgacggacctggctgggcctggggaagggacgccatggaagcctgcagctcttcccttatcatgcagcggatatcggatttgaatgctgctttctcctctgcgagaattttccccgtgcatctgtgaaggcagagcaattcactgttatagcagtgcaagcgttggattcaggagcattacttgcggtaatacactcactcctcgcataggggttttttatagctctcctcgagccttttgttgcagaggacgcattttttcgattttttcctcgggtccattttctttggaccctccttatccatctacccatgaaagtgggggagaggggagacaagaaagggaacatatatgcatccgctgtacaagtgaccacttgcgcatgttttggcgtatagcctacttacagttggtagggtgtcaatctctccctcacgtgctgagctgtcgcgggtagacatactcacatacacttgtctggcagtcagcaggaacctccatggagtttagcctgcttttatggggaggattttcaaatttggcgccatttccgggtttttgccggtagccacgccccctacgttgtgcgcgtgacgtcaccacgccggatgacgtcaccgctatgcgcccgaggtccagggaggccgccgctgccgttcccctgccaggaggaactatcccatcacagcagcggcggcccgaacatgcgatccgcgcgagggagaccagcgctactgggcgactgacggctccgtcggcagcgcaggtcggggatgcagggactcttgagtgtgcggccccgacctctacccctccaggggggccgcacagcgtgcggtaagtatttctttgcggtaagtcttcttgcctccgcagcttcctatctcctgcagctctggagctgctcctctgtcccaccgtagggacaggaagacactgaagcatgggtggaaagggaggtgcttttaaactcttcctgtccctacctgggtcagagggcaacctccatatgtaatggggccgtcgggatgacgctctggaaaaagCTCTTACACAgcgcagaaaaagaaaacatttctgGTTCTCAGTATTGCGACAGAAAGCAACTTTTTTGTCTTAAACAGCATTAAaagttgaaaaagaaaaactatagcaATTTGGTATGGCCATAATCATGCTGACCGCAGAATGAAAGTTAGCGTGTCTTTATTTACCGCACCATGTATATTCTAGAAGCAAAAAACAAGGGCACAGCTActttttttccacaattttttaaaagcttctaaatgcagtaaacccttgagtagcattgctcttaaaggggttgtcccgcggcgaaagtgaaattttttttttttcacttacccccgcattctgccctgttaaaaagaaagcatgggttagtttttaaaaagcacattgcgcttacctgcatcagcgttctgcagcttcttcttttcttcttgtgaagatggcgccgctggtcttctcccacggtggaccgcaggtcttctcccatggtgcaccatggattttcttctccttccttgcgttccattgccgattccagcctcctgattggctggaatcggcacacgtgacggggcggagctacgatgacgacgcggtgaccagctctccggcacgagcggccccattcaccaggcagaagaccgcacagcgcaagcgcgtctaatcgggcgattagacgctgaaattagacggcaccatggcgacggggacgctagcaacggagcaggtaagtgaataacttctgtatggctcataattaatgcacgatgtatattacaaagtgcattaatatggccatacagaagtgctgaaccccacttgctttcgcgggacaacccctttaagtaacactgttttcaacttaagtcgatgtgtcagggcagcggcggtccctcaaataaagttgcattcctcagataagggcgccaaCCGTTCCATGACCCCGGGTGCCGCTCAGTGAGCCGGCGcacagctgatgccggtcacttcctgcttctcctgcatcagcgcgcgcctactcccctctccacagtgcacagtgctggctgaacgttgctgtgtctgcctgcctcgtGCCACAGTACAgtagctgaatccccaaagtgccggctgaacgctgcctgcctcctgaatccccattGTAcggcaaaatgtaagtactgtacagatgagtacaatacagtaaagaaacgtttgcaaataaacaCTGCAGTCCTAACAGagtgataatctttttattataaaagtaaaaaacattacagggcgtaataacaaaaatagcaaactaacagaaaaatttgccaaatacaATCACAAgaagcatatacatatatacacacacatacacataaatacacacacacacacacacacacacacatttacaaaacagaaatatttgcaaaaataacagaaattaacagaaatatttgcaagaaataatagccaaacatttatatttacaaaattttacaaaaaactgtacaggagtgaaatttaccggtctggccgcatccccaatctcacacgtcccatttacactacaaaattgacataagaaaacatatcacaacaaaaactagacaacctattccataatcccgtggtgctgcatattccaacctactaaatagagaaaaaaaaaaaaaaaacacacacattagtgaaacaagaatatatataaatgttttttgttttgttttgtttttttgttttgttttttttttttgttttttttgtttttttattttttatttatttttttttatttatttatttttttttttattattttttttttttttattattatttattccccccctcccctctaaactacacacacattaccctctacccatcccctggtccgctgccaatacctgccaatcatgcttatgaacatatacatacatacctatatatacacatatatatatatattttttttttgtaaatacacagaacgtaatactaaccccccacaaaaactcataataccacccataaagataccacccgcgaaaacacataataccacccatgaaacatgaaaccacccacgaaaaaaacaaacaaacaaacaaacataataccacccacaaacccatataatgtataataatccacagcctaaatatacagcaaaacatataaataacaaaaaatataaccattacctccagccccggttcgggtcccgtaagccttttagtcaacttttaacttaaaacaaaacaaaaagctagggtgaaagaatccagccccccaccgggaaacagttctccaggctagggaaccccaaagcaaaaacccctccaaaggaaggctgctcgaggcctacccaacctttcaaactccagagaacgcaccttcaccaggtcactgagaatattcctacttacctcgtcctcgaggaggattttatgctgcgtcgatactacacaccgtgcgctccacgtgtgatacctaaccactagacttactaaaaataaagtgcagcggtccctgccacccagatctctgaatgctccataacaccactcagcgtaggtaaggtcagccagccgaggccaaccgatggaagcccctaccctcttgtatacctctatattgaagggacaatgaagcaggaagtggtccatgctctccagagtgttgccacatgcctcccggggacaacctctgtcctcggtgttcttgtgcttcaagttgtcccccacatatagcttaccatggaagctgcgccaggtcaagtcccaatactttgaggggattcttaccgaatttaaaagagacaaacccaccctcaaatccccacctgggcagtctctgagggccaatggattctgaaagtgggttgccaagaccctctggtccagcacacgcctggccagcgtcctgacttcccccacggtcagcccccattggcgtaaaaccttcagaaccggtgcaacgtaagccggaagatgtccgtgcggtgtacgaaagtccttcacacgccctcctgtctcccactcctggaagaacggccgaaaccatcccttacaggaggatacccacggaggagccctctctttccagaggtttgcgatattagctttcaaaaatgtattcacgaggaataccactgggttgaccatacc
This genomic interval carries:
- the LOC136587745 gene encoding uncharacterized protein, yielding MIREELQASMASLPQAQPGPSRVPKRPRQTESASSISGESLELLSEGELEDPPVPIEDEKKYYFSSNDIAHLIKAVRETMQIEEDNPPRTIQDEMFGGLRSRRKIMFPVNQTLQQVIIDEWQEPEKRITVPKEIRNRLAFATEDVRLYRETPKVDIQIAKVAKKTLLPFEDTSQLSDPMDKKIDGLMKKAWEATSLTIEANIASTSVARSMALWLNRLEASIKDRAPREELASCLPLLKMATAFLADASAETVRYGAKTGVLSNSARRALWLKTWAADITSKNKLCAIPFQGEYMFGPVLDKILEKVGDKSKTLPDRQPFRKPSFPKRMRQPPPEVKGKGKTGRWSYPKGGRGGNATPAPATTGNRDTPLGGIQRAVPLSDPLKRVHKRRCRLPEQTEHPSRRMGTESASLRPTNLPVGRTADRPVRHEEKFKVPGLLLAEPQRQSTRGRRPVPKLGHGPSLRLSSLPTDPPHPQENPNQPGVSHTSCPYVGQKALVSPAKSLGDPGSIPTTSRRRSSPPGPTNIPRGREIEASSMDAESMILRGKGLSHNVITTLTKSRKPITIAIYDRIWKKFTEFCKIEPGKIPGIDIPVILEFLQAGLEKGLSPRTLKVHTAALGSYLDFPLAEHRWVRRFLKGAERLRPFVRETFPTWDLNIVLTSFCQSPFEPLSQLSLRLLTLKVTLLVAITSARRIGELQALQCIEPYMVIQDDRITFKLDPAFLPKVVSKFHREQTITLPSFCQNPRNEKEREFHNLDVRRAVLAYLEATRSFRKNNNLFIQFQGPAKGKTATKSTIARWIKTAIQEAYKARGLDPPGKIRAHSTRSLSSSWAEKGQASAEQICKAATWSSIHTFTRHYRVNVQSDKDLSYGRKVLQAVVPP